DNA from Dehalococcoidia bacterium:
GCCTTGGAAAAGGTGCGTGCCTACCTCGAGCATCAGCCCTACTCTTCAGAAGTGATTGTGGTTGAGAACGGCAGCACCGACCGGACGGCAGCGATCGTCGAAACGGCAGCGGCGCAGCCGGGCGTGCCAGTGCGCTTGCTGCGCCTCGACCGTGCCGGCAAGGGCCGTGCCGTGCGCGCCGGCATGCTCGCCGCTGTCGGCGAGTATCGCTTCTTTGCCGATGCCGACTTGTCGATGCCGATCGAGCAACTCGCGCGCTTCTTGCCCCCGGCAATCGGCGCGGCGGACCTCGCCATCGGCTCGCGGGAAGCGCCAGGCGCGCGCCGGATCGGCGAACCGGCGTATCGCCATATCATGGGGCGCGTCTACAACCTGATCATCCGCCTCGTCGCGGTCAACGGCTTCGACGACACGCAGTGCGGCTTCAAGATGTTCCGGGGCGAAGCAGCCGACTGGCTCTTCCGCCATCAGCTGATCGACGGCTGGGCGTTCGACATCGAGTTGTTGCTGCTGGCGAAGCGGCGCGGCTACCGGATCGTTGAGGTGCCGATCGACTGGTATCACGGTGAGCAGAGTAAGGTGCGGCCGGTGCGCGATACCGTGACGATGCTGGGCGAGACCCTGAAGATTCGGCTGAATGTCCTGCGCGGCCGTTATCCGGCTCGCGAGCAGAGTACCAGTCCTGGCGCGCAGTGACCACCCCCACCGGCCGGCAATGACGGCGCCTCTGCTGCGAGTGGGGCTGGCAGCCATCGTCGTCTGGCAGCTCAGCGTCGGCTCGCTCTACGCCTTCGCCGTTCCGCCGTGGCAGGCGCCGGACGAGCCCGCCCACTTCAACTATGCGCGCCACGTAGCGCAGACGGGCACGCTCCCGGTGCTGCAAGTCGGCGACTACGACGGACCGTATCTCGACCTGCTCAAGGCGAGCCGCTTTCCGCCCGCGCTCCCGATCGATGGAGTGCGCTACGAAGGGCACCAACCGCCGGCGTACTATGTGCTCGCGGCGCCGCTGACCGCGCTTGCTGGCGCCGCCGACCCGCGCCCGGTCCGCTTGCTCTCGGTGGCGCTCGGGGCGCTGCTTGTCCTCCTCGTCTTTGCCATCGTCCGCACGCTCCTGCCGGCGCGGCCAGACCTCGCCCTGCTCGCGGCCGCGCTGCCCGCTGTTATCCCGCAGCATCTGGCGATTTTCGCCTCGGTCAGCAACGACGCCCTCGCCTCGGTGGCAGTCGCGCTCGCGCTGCTGCTCACGCTGCGCCTCCTCGCTCAGCGCCAGCGGGCGGGGGAGCCGCCCACGCCTCGCCAAGCGGTGGCGCTGGGGCTGGCGCTCGCGCTCTGCCTGCTGACCAAGGTGACGGCCTACGTCGCGCTCCCGCTGGCGCTCGCTGGTCTGCTCTGGGCGGGAGGGCGGCGACGGACGCTCGCGCTCGCGCTGGCACCGCCGCTGGGAGCCGGGCTGTTCTGGGCGGGACGCAACATCGCGCTCTACGGTCCGCTCGACCCGCTTGGCCTCGCCCGCCACGACGCCGTTGTCGCCGGACAGCCGCTCACGGGCGCGTTCACGCTTGCGACCGTGCGGACGCTCATTGGGGTCGGCTTCCAGAGCTTCTGGGGCCAGTTCGGCTGGATGGGCGTCCTGATGGATGGCTGGGTATACGGCCTGCTCTGGGCGGGAACGCTGCTTGCCCTGCTCGGCCTCCTCGCGTTCGCTCGCGATCTGCAGCGCGGCCGCGTTGTGGTTGACTGTGCCGCTCGGCAGGGGCTGGTGGTGCTCGGACTGCTGTTTGTCCTCGTCGTCGCCGGCTTTCTCTGGTACAACCTGCGCTACCTGCAGCCGCAGGGACGCTATCTGTTTGCCGCCATGCCGACGATCGCCCTTGCGCTCGCCATCGGTCTGCGCTGGGTCTTCTCGGAGCGCTGGGGGGCGCTGCCGCTCGGGGCCGTTTACGGCGGCCTCGCTGTGCTCGACCTCTATGCCCTCTGGCGCTACATCCTCCCCCAGCTTGCCGGCTGATGGCGTCAGGAGCCGAGCGCGCGGGGCGTCCCCAAGAGCCGGCGGGCAGACACGTCTTTCCGCCTGCGCGCTCGCTGGTTCCGGCCTTCGCCCTCCTGCGCGCCGTAGATCGTGCCTCCGCGCTGCCGCCCCCTGCGCGAACCAGGCTTCGCGCTCCTGCCGTTCGTTCGCCTCGAGCACGCCGCGATTGCGCCGTCCACGGTAAGTGCCTGCGCTCGGTTGGTATACTGCGGAAAAACCCTGCGCGGAGCGAACGCGATGCAGACTACCCCACACCTCACTCTGGCAGGCGCTCTCTTGCCTCGGGCTGGCGTGGCGACCAAGGCCGCCCTCGCTGTCCTTTTTTCCGTACTGATTGCGATCTCGGCCCAAGTGAGCTTTGAGATCGGCCCGGTGCCGATCACCCTCCAGACCTTGATGGTGCTGCTGACTGGGGCGCTGCTTGGCAGCCGGCTCGGCGCGCTCGCGGTTGCGCTCTATCTCGCGGAAGGGCTCGCCGGCCTGCCGGTCTTCGCCGGCGGAAACAGCGCTTGGAGCGTGGCGCGCACTGGCGGTCCCTACATTCTTGGCAGCACTGCCGGCTATCTCGTCGGCTTCGTCGCGGCTGCCTTTCTTGTCGGCTGGCTCGCCGAGCGCGGCTGGACGCGCACTGTTCTCTTGACCGCCCTCGCAATGGTGCTCGGCAACCTAGTCATCTACGCCCTCGGCCTGCTCAACCTCGCGCGCTTCGTTCCGCCGCCAACGCTGTTCGCCGTTGGGCTGCTGCCCTTCCTGCCGGGCGACGCGATCAAAATTGCGGTCGCGGTGGCGCTCCTGCCGGGGGGCTGGAAGCTGCTCGAGGCGGTAGGACTTCACCCGCGCCGCTGAGACCGTGACGCGCCCGCCGGCGCGCCGCGATGTTTCGAGCGGTCGCCGGCGGCCTACTCGGCGGTGTCACGGCGGCGCTGCCGCGTCGGGAGACGAGGCGGGGTCTCGGAGCGGTCGGCCGTTGGCGGTGCCGCCCCGGTGCCGCTGAGACGATAGGCACGCTCAAGACGACGGGCAACGGTCAGGATCGCGAAGGTCAGCAGCGTCGCCGCCACCGCGATCAGATAGAGTCCCGCGCTGGCAGCCAGGCCCACCGCGGCCATCATCCAGACACTGGCGGCGGTGGTGACGCCGATAATGCCGCGCCGGTCGCGGATGATGGCCGCCGCTCCGAGGAAGCCGACCCCCACCACAACCTGCGCGGCAACCCGGCCCGGGTCCTCGAACCCGTTGCCGCTCGCCCGAAAGCCGACGATCGAAACGATGCCGAAGAGGGCAGCGCCGGAGGAGACGAGCATGAAGGTGCGCAGCCCCGCCGGCCGGTCGCGCCGCTCGCGGTCGAAGCCGACGAGGGCGCCGCATGCCGCCGCTACGAGAAGCCGCGCGATCAGTTCCAGCTCGCTCGGCGCGCTCATGGTCCTCCCGCGTGCGCGCGGGGGCTACGGTTTCGGCGCTTCGGGGAGAGGCGCCGGCGCCGGATGCGCCAACTCGTCGCGCATCAGATGGCGCTCGAGCCAAAGGTGGAGCACAGTAAAGAGATATTTCCGCCCCATCGTTCGGATCGACAGCCGCGAGACCCCCGCCGTTCGACCATACCAGTTCACCGGCACAACCGCAAAACGGTAGCCCCGATTCATCGCTTTCAATGGCAGCTCAACCGTCATGTTGAAGTGATTCGCAAGAAGCGGCGAGATGTCGCGGATCACCTCGGCACGAAAGCCTTTGAAGGCGTTGGTCATGTCGTTGTAGCGGGTGCCGAACAGCACCTGAATGAAGGTGTTCGCAATCCGGTTCACGATCAGCTTGTGGAGCGGGTAGGCACGGACGATCGTCCCCCGGGTGAACCGTGTTCCAAAGACGCAGTCGTAGCCCTCGGCCAGTTTGCGGTAGTAGGTGACGATGTCGTTGGGATCGTCAGAGGCGTCGCCCATCGCGATGACGACACAGTCGCCGGTGATATTCGCCAGTCCGTCGCGGATGGCGCGCCCGAAACCGCTCGGCGGCTGGCGGTGGATGACGCGCACAGTCGGCAGCTCTGCCATCAGCCGGATCGCAATGTCGGCGGTGCCGTCGGTCGAGTTGTCGTTGACGAGGATCACTTCGTGGGGAATGCCGGCAGCGTTCAGCGTGGCGACAATGTCGCGCACGGTCTCGCCGATCACCGCCTCTTCGTTGTGCGCCGGGACGACGACCGACAGCTTCATCGGGCTCGGGTTCATCGTCTCACCCCCGCAAGCGCGGCGCAAGATACGACCGGAATAATGCACGAACTGCCTCCGGCGCGAACGCCTCGGCCCGGCGCTTGCCGGTGGCGATCAGCCGGTCGCGCAGCGCTTGGTTCCGGACGACGAGAGCGATCAGCTCAGCGATCACCGGCATCTCCTTTCGATGGACGAGGATCCCCGCCTCGCCAAGCGTATCCGGAACAGCGGTTGCGGCGTAGGCGATGATGGGTACGCCGCTCCACATCGCTTCGACCAGCGGGACCCCGAACCCCTCATGCTCCGACATGCAGAGGAAGACGTGGGCAAGCTGGTAGTAGGCGCGGAGTGCCGCATCGGAGACGCGGTCGGTGAAGATGACGTCTTCCTCGACGCCGAGGTGGCGCGCGAGGTGGTCCAGCCAGCGGCGATAGGTCGGCGCCAGCACGCCGCCGACGACAAACAGCCGCGCGCTGGGGTCGATCCGCTTGTAGGCGGCGAGCGCTTTGATGGCGTCCTCCTGCCGCTTGTGCGGAGCGATCTTACTGACCGTGAGCAGGTTTGTTCGGCCGTCGTCGTAGTCTGCCAGCACTGCCGGGTCAGGCGGGACCGAAAACCGCTCCGGGTCGAGCGGGAGGGGGAGCACGGCTGTGTCGGGATAGCCGGCGGCTTGGAGCTCGCGCCGGCTGTACTCCGAGTTCGCCATCGCGAATTCGACCGCAGCAAACGAGCCGAGCTCCCACCGCCCAAGCTGCGTCATGCTGATCGCCTGCAGGTCGGCGCCGTAGAACAGCTCGGGCGGCGTGATGTTGTGGTACATCATGTACATCGGTCCGGGCAGCCGGCGCGCGAGCGCCGACACCGGCGAGCCGATCGAGAAGTGCCAAATCACCCGCTCGCGCTTGGCCGGGTCGACCTGCAGCTCATGGTACGGCCGCACCTCGTCCGCAAGGTCCGCGGCAATCTGTTCGGCATAGATCTCTGAGCGCGCGCCGGCCTCGCGCAGCCAGCGGCGCAGCGAGAAGGCGAGGTCGGTCACGCCGTCGCCGCGCACGGCGCCGACGGTCAGTTGGTGCACGGTCCAGCCCTCAGCCCAGCAATCGCGCATAGCGGTCGATCAGAATGCGCCAATCGTAGTTGGCGAGCACATAGCGCCGTCCTGCTTCCCCCATCCGGTCGGCCTCGGCGGGGTGCTCGAGCAGCCAGTCGAGACAGCCCGCGAACTCGGCGAAGCCGCGAAACGGCAGCCCGCCGCCGCTCTCGCGGCAGTGCTGCGCCATCACCGCGCTCTCCGCATTGACGAGGACTGGCCGGCGCTGCAGCCAGCTCTCCATGAGGACAAACGAGAAACTTTCGTTCACCGACGGCTGGACAAGGGCGAGCGCAGCGGCGCAGCCGTCGGCCTTCTCTTGCTCCGAGATCCGGCCGATATCAATGATCTTGCTTCGAAACCGCCGCGGAATGGCGACCGCGCCGCTGCCGGCAAGCACGAGCGCGGGGCCGTCGGGGCGGCGCAGCAGATAGCGGACGACGTACTCGATGAGCAGCGGGGTGTTCTTCGTCCGGTCGCGTCGTCCCACTGCGAAGAGGAACGGCCCGTCAATTCCGAACCGGTGCCGGAAGCGGTCCGGGTTGCCCACCGGCGAAGTGTCAACCCCGGCGCCCCACAGCAGTAGGGTGTCATCTGGCACGCCGTACAAGCGTTGGATGAGGTCGCGCTCTGGCTTCGTAAGGGCGATCACGCCGCGCACGGCCCGAAAGACCGGCGTCCAGCAGCGCATCCGCGCGTAGCCCTCGTCATGGAGCGCCGGCAGCAGATAGGTGGACGCCGGCGCGATCTGGGCGCCGAAGTAGGTCGTGCCGAACGGATAGGGGATGAAGATGAACACCGTCTGCTCGCGCTCGCGGATTGCGCGGTAGAGCGCCTCGCTATTGACACTCTGGCGGAAGTAGGCGATCTCTTCCGCCGGCGTGAGGCGCCGGCCGGCGATCAGCCGCTCATTGAGGGCGCCGAACGTTGTGATCGGCGCGCGGTCGAGCGGGAAGCGGGTCACTGGCACGCCGTTTTCCATCGTCGTGCCGGGACGATGGTAGTCCGTGTTCCAGCCGGTGAACAGGTCCTTCGCGGTCGTCGTCAGCACCTCGACCGGCAGCCCGGCGGCAGCAAGCCGTTCGGCGGTCGTGCGGCAGACCTGCTCTGCGCCGCCGAGGATGTCGGTTCCGTACCACGGGGGGACAAAGGCGATCCGCTTAGCGGCCGGCATCAGCGTCGAGGCGGGCGCGGAGGGCAGCGATCTCGTCCTGCAGCCGCCGCTGGTCGCGCCGGATCGCTTCTTGGTGGGCGATCACGCGCGCCAAGAAGGCGATCAGCTGGCCGATGACTACCCGCTGCCGCGCTGCCTGGATGTTGTCATAAAACACGGCGAGCTCATGGGCGGCTCGCTTGAGGCGCGTGATCATGCCGCCGACGAGGGGCACGGGGCTCGGGCGGACCTCGACGTGGAGCGTCAGGTTGCGGGCATCGTCCTGGATCTGGTCGAGCATGAAGGCCCATTCCGGGTCGATGCGCAGGCGCTCGATCCAGCGGGCATCGCCCGTGTCATCATGGCCGAAGACAGGCAGGTCAGCCGCCCACTCCTCGGCGGAGTAGCCCCGGGCAGCCAGCCCGGCACGCACCTCGGCGAGGATCGCCTCGACGTCGATCGCGTCGTCGCGAATTTCAATCACGGCCTCGGGAGGGCATGGCGCTCTCGCGGGCTCAGCGGGAGCGGCCGCGGCGGCATTCGGCGGGACAGCCCCTTCTTCCGGCGGCGCCGGACGGGGCTGCGCTGTGCGTTTCTTCCTCGGCATAGCGGCCGCAATTGTAGTCGAGAAGGCGCGCGCCCTTCTCGGACTAGCGCTGGGCAGCGGCGCGCGCTTTTTCTGCTCCCAAGATCGGGCCTACTCCAGCTTGACCACCGAGTCGAGGTTCCAGAAGAAGGGCGTGGGCAGGGTCAGCCCTTGGAGCTTCTTGCTGGTGATGGTGATCGTGGGGACGACGACCAAGAAGATCATGCTGACGTCGTCGACATGCGCTCGGTTGGCAGCACGCAGGAACGCTGCTCGCCGAGCGGGGTCGGTCTCCGCTTGGGCAGCCCGGTAGTTGTCGTCGAACCCGGGGGCGCACCAGATCACGTTCGCTGGGGGCAGGTCGCACGTCATCAGCCCCCGTTGGAGGGAGAAGAAGCCGTTCGCGTCGCTGATATTCGCCGCAACCATCTCGTTGCGGGTGCGGCCGCCCCGCGTGAAGAAGATATCGACATAGACGCCGAACTCCTGCTCCTCGATCCCAACCTCGACCCCCACGTCGCGAAGATAGCTCTGGACGGCCTGCATCAGCGACGGCAGGAAGAAGGCGCGAGTGTAGTCGATCGGCCCCTGGACCTTGAAGCCGTTGGGATACCCTGCTTCGGCGAGCAACTGCTTCGCTCGGTTGACATCGAAGGGATAGGGGCGAATGGTCTCGTCATAGAGCAAGCTGCCGGGCGGAGCCATCTGGCCCGTCGGCTGCGCGTATCCCCTGAAAATCGTCCGCGCGATCGCTTCTTTGTCGACGGCATAGTTCAGCGCTTGGCGCACGCGCTTGTCCTGCAAGGGCGAATTGCGCCGCTCGATCGCGTTCCGGTCGAACCGGAAGGACTGGACAGTGGTCAGTTGGACGTCGACGTTCAGCCCTTCCCGCTTGGCTTGGTCCGCCTGATCGCCGCTGAAGGGGCCCACAGCGATATCGATCTCGCCCGTGCGAACGCCGGCGAGGGCGACGGTGGTGTCGGGCACCGAGCGCCAGCGGATTTCGGTGGCCGTCGGCTTCCGGTACGGGTGCTCGTAGCCGGCACGGCGGCGATAGATGATTTCGTCAGCCGTGCGGAACTCGACCAGTTCGAATGGACCGGTGCCGACCGGCTTCGTGGCGAAAACATCGCGGCCCACCTGCTGGTAGTACTTTTGAGGAAGGACATAGAGATAGGGCGCAACGTACAGGACACTGACATCGCGCTGACGGGTGAGCAGGTCGACCGTAAACTCATCTACCTGGCGCGCCCGTGTCACGTTCGGCATCAGCGGCCGCTGCGGCGTGTTCGTGTCGATAAACAGGTTGACGGTGAACTCGACATCCGCTGCCGTCATCCGGTCGCCGGTTGAGAATGTCATGTCGCGCCGCAGCGTGAAGCGCCAGCCGCTCTCGTCGGGCAGGAGCTCCCACCGTTCGGCGGCCGCCGGCTTGAGGGTAAAGTTGGGACCAAAGTCGATCAGCGCGTCGAATTGCGCGGAGAAGATGTGCATGCGCGCCGCGACGCTTTCGGGGCTAGCGCTGGCGGGCAGCCCGGCGTCGGCGCCGCGGATGACCTGGACGGCGGCGCGACGACCTTCTGCCGGCGCTGCCGGACCTCCTGGCGGGGCCGGAGCAGGCGGCGCGCAGGCGCTCAGCACGAGAATGCACACAAGACCGATTGTTGGGGCTCCTGCTCGCATCGCGGCGCTCCTCTCCCGTTGCGCGAGACTTCGGTCCGCATTCTACCAAACACTGAATGCCAAGCCGGCCTGCTCGGCACGCCCGTTGCGGGGGCTTGCGGGGTCAAGTCGCGCCCCCGTCACTCGCGGAGCAGGGCAGCGTATCGCGCAAGGATCGTCGGCCAAGCGAAGCGGCGGCGGACGTAGGCGCGACCGCGTTCGCCGAGGGCAGCGCGGATAGCCGGGTTCGCTCGGAGATAGTTCACGAGCGCCGCGAACTCAGCGTAACAGCGGAACGGGAGGCCGCCGCCGCTCGCCAGCGCGAAGTGGCGCGTGACGGCGCAGCGATCATTGACGAGCACGGGGGTCCCCTCAACCCAGCTTTCCATCAGCACGAGCGAAAAGCTTTCCCGCACCGACGGCTGGACTGTTGCGAGCGCCGCGGCGTAGGCATCGCGCTTCGTCTCCTCGTCGACTGTGCCGAGCCGAACGATGCGGTCGCCGAGCTGAACCGGCAGCCGGGGCTCGCCGGGACCGGCGAGCACGAGCAGCAGATCATCGTGGGCGAGCGCGTAGCGGACGAAGTAGTCGAGCAGCAGCGGCGTGTTCTTTGTCGGCACCAGCCGGCCGACGTAGAGCAGGAACGGCCGGTCGATCCCGGAGCGCGCGCGGAAGCGCGCGGCGTTGCCGCGCGGCTCGGTCTCCACCCCCGCCCCCCCCAGGGGCAGCGTCGCGTCCGGCAGACCGTAGAGCGCTTGGATGAGGTCGCGCTCCGGCTCGGAGAGGCAGATCACTCCGCGCACCTGGGCAAACAGTTCGCGAAACGCCGCCATCCGCGCGTAGCCCTCGTCGTGCAGGCAGGGGATGATCCAGCTGCGCTCCGGTGCGAGCTGGGCGCCGAAATACGTCGTGCTGAAGAAATAGGGAAGGAAGAGGAAGCAGTAGCGTTCGCGCTCGCGCGCGATGTAGCGGTAGAGGGCGTCGCTGTTGACGAACTCGGCGAAAAACTGGCGCTCCTCCTCGGGGGTGACGCGCTCGCCTGCGACCAGCCGCTCGTTGATGGCAGCGAAGCGGTGGGGGTGTTGGGCGCGGAGCGGAAAGCGGCGCACCGTCACCCCGTTTTCAACGCGGGCACCGGGGCGATGCCAGTCCTTCCACCAGCCGCTGAACTGGTCGCGCGCGCAGGTGGTCAGCACTTCGACCGGCACGCCCGCCGCCGCAAGGCGCTCCGCTGTCTGCCGCGCGAGGAGTTCCGCTCCCCCAATCGCGTCGGCGCCATACCACGGCAGGACGAAGGCGAGCGCGCGGTCCGCAGGCGGTCGGGCAGCGGGGCTGTCCCTGTGCAGTGCGGCGAAGCGTCGGGCGAGCGCGGCGAGCGCGGCGTTCACGCTGCCACCTCGCGGTAGACGGCCTCAACGCGGTCGACGACGGCTTCCCAGGTGTGGCGCGCAAGGGCGCGGGCGCGGCCGGCGGCCGCGAGGCGCTGCGCCTGATCGGGGTCGGCGAGCAGTTCGCGGATTGCGGCTGCGAGCGCTGCCACGTCGCCAAAAGGGACGAGGCGGCCGGTGACGCCGTCCTCGATCACTTCGGCGGGCGCGCCGGCGGCGGCGCCGATCACTGGCAGGCCGGCAACCCACGCCTCGCAATAGACGATGCCGAACGACTCGGTGCGCGAAGGCAGGACGAGCAGCGTGCCGGCGGCGAGCAGGTCGCGCTTCTCCGCGTCGGAGATGGGGCCGAGGACGCGGCAGCCGTCGGCCGGTCCAGCCGCGAGGGCAGCGTCGAAGGCGGGGGTGCGCTTGCCGGCGACGACCAGCGTGACGAGGCAGCCCTCCGCGCGGAGGCGGCGCACTGCGGCCAGCAGGTCGAGCGCGCCCTTCTCGGGGAGGGCGACGCCGAGGAAGACGACGATCGGCCCGGCGATCCCATGACGCTCGCGAAAGCCCGCCCCGTCGCCGCCCGCAACCGCCGCGGGGTCGACCCCTGCTCCTCCTCGCCGGA
Protein-coding regions in this window:
- a CDS encoding glycosyltransferase family 2 protein, with amino-acid sequence MTVFLSVVIPAYNEEARIGVALEKVRAYLEHQPYSSEVIVVENGSTDRTAAIVETAAAQPGVPVRLLRLDRAGKGRAVRAGMLAAVGEYRFFADADLSMPIEQLARFLPPAIGAADLAIGSREAPGARRIGEPAYRHIMGRVYNLIIRLVAVNGFDDTQCGFKMFRGEAADWLFRHQLIDGWAFDIELLLLAKRRGYRIVEVPIDWYHGEQSKVRPVRDTVTMLGETLKIRLNVLRGRYPAREQSTSPGAQ
- a CDS encoding DUF2142 domain-containing protein — encoded protein: MTAPLLRVGLAAIVVWQLSVGSLYAFAVPPWQAPDEPAHFNYARHVAQTGTLPVLQVGDYDGPYLDLLKASRFPPALPIDGVRYEGHQPPAYYVLAAPLTALAGAADPRPVRLLSVALGALLVLLVFAIVRTLLPARPDLALLAAALPAVIPQHLAIFASVSNDALASVAVALALLLTLRLLAQRQRAGEPPTPRQAVALGLALALCLLTKVTAYVALPLALAGLLWAGGRRRTLALALAPPLGAGLFWAGRNIALYGPLDPLGLARHDAVVAGQPLTGAFTLATVRTLIGVGFQSFWGQFGWMGVLMDGWVYGLLWAGTLLALLGLLAFARDLQRGRVVVDCAARQGLVVLGLLFVLVVAGFLWYNLRYLQPQGRYLFAAMPTIALALAIGLRWVFSERWGALPLGAVYGGLAVLDLYALWRYILPQLAG
- a CDS encoding biotin transporter BioY codes for the protein MATKAALAVLFSVLIAISAQVSFEIGPVPITLQTLMVLLTGALLGSRLGALAVALYLAEGLAGLPVFAGGNSAWSVARTGGPYILGSTAGYLVGFVAAAFLVGWLAERGWTRTVLLTALAMVLGNLVIYALGLLNLARFVPPPTLFAVGLLPFLPGDAIKIAVAVALLPGGWKLLEAVGLHPRR
- a CDS encoding MgtC/SapB family protein is translated as MSAPSELELIARLLVAAACGALVGFDRERRDRPAGLRTFMLVSSGAALFGIVSIVGFRASGNGFEDPGRVAAQVVVGVGFLGAAAIIRDRRGIIGVTTAASVWMMAAVGLAASAGLYLIAVAATLLTFAILTVARRLERAYRLSGTGAAPPTADRSETPPRLPTRQRRRDTAE
- a CDS encoding glycosyltransferase family 2 protein — protein: MNPSPMKLSVVVPAHNEEAVIGETVRDIVATLNAAGIPHEVILVNDNSTDGTADIAIRLMAELPTVRVIHRQPPSGFGRAIRDGLANITGDCVVIAMGDASDDPNDIVTYYRKLAEGYDCVFGTRFTRGTIVRAYPLHKLIVNRIANTFIQVLFGTRYNDMTNAFKGFRAEVIRDISPLLANHFNMTVELPLKAMNRGYRFAVVPVNWYGRTAGVSRLSIRTMGRKYLFTVLHLWLERHLMRDELAHPAPAPLPEAPKP
- a CDS encoding glycosyltransferase family 4 protein, whose amino-acid sequence is MRDCWAEGWTVHQLTVGAVRGDGVTDLAFSLRRWLREAGARSEIYAEQIAADLADEVRPYHELQVDPAKRERVIWHFSIGSPVSALARRLPGPMYMMYHNITPPELFYGADLQAISMTQLGRWELGSFAAVEFAMANSEYSRRELQAAGYPDTAVLPLPLDPERFSVPPDPAVLADYDDGRTNLLTVSKIAPHKRQEDAIKALAAYKRIDPSARLFVVGGVLAPTYRRWLDHLARHLGVEEDVIFTDRVSDAALRAYYQLAHVFLCMSEHEGFGVPLVEAMWSGVPIIAYAATAVPDTLGEAGILVHRKEMPVIAELIALVVRNQALRDRLIATGKRRAEAFAPEAVRALFRSYLAPRLRG
- a CDS encoding glycosyltransferase family 4 protein translates to MPAAKRIAFVPPWYGTDILGGAEQVCRTTAERLAAAGLPVEVLTTTAKDLFTGWNTDYHRPGTTMENGVPVTRFPLDRAPITTFGALNERLIAGRRLTPAEEIAYFRQSVNSEALYRAIREREQTVFIFIPYPFGTTYFGAQIAPASTYLLPALHDEGYARMRCWTPVFRAVRGVIALTKPERDLIQRLYGVPDDTLLLWGAGVDTSPVGNPDRFRHRFGIDGPFLFAVGRRDRTKNTPLLIEYVVRYLLRRPDGPALVLAGSGAVAIPRRFRSKIIDIGRISEQEKADGCAAALALVQPSVNESFSFVLMESWLQRRPVLVNAESAVMAQHCRESGGGLPFRGFAEFAGCLDWLLEHPAEADRMGEAGRRYVLANYDWRILIDRYARLLG
- a CDS encoding ABC transporter substrate-binding protein; this encodes MHIFSAQFDALIDFGPNFTLKPAAAERWELLPDESGWRFTLRRDMTFSTGDRMTAADVEFTVNLFIDTNTPQRPLMPNVTRARQVDEFTVDLLTRQRDVSVLYVAPYLYVLPQKYYQQVGRDVFATKPVGTGPFELVEFRTADEIIYRRRAGYEHPYRKPTATEIRWRSVPDTTVALAGVRTGEIDIAVGPFSGDQADQAKREGLNVDVQLTTVQSFRFDRNAIERRNSPLQDKRVRQALNYAVDKEAIARTIFRGYAQPTGQMAPPGSLLYDETIRPYPFDVNRAKQLLAEAGYPNGFKVQGPIDYTRAFFLPSLMQAVQSYLRDVGVEVGIEEQEFGVYVDIFFTRGGRTRNEMVAANISDANGFFSLQRGLMTCDLPPANVIWCAPGFDDNYRAAQAETDPARRAAFLRAANRAHVDDVSMIFLVVVPTITITSKKLQGLTLPTPFFWNLDSVVKLE
- a CDS encoding glycosyltransferase family 4 protein codes for the protein MNAALAALARRFAALHRDSPAARPPADRALAFVLPWYGADAIGGAELLARQTAERLAAAGVPVEVLTTCARDQFSGWWKDWHRPGARVENGVTVRRFPLRAQHPHRFAAINERLVAGERVTPEEERQFFAEFVNSDALYRYIARERERYCFLFLPYFFSTTYFGAQLAPERSWIIPCLHDEGYARMAAFRELFAQVRGVICLSEPERDLIQALYGLPDATLPLGGAGVETEPRGNAARFRARSGIDRPFLLYVGRLVPTKNTPLLLDYFVRYALAHDDLLLVLAGPGEPRLPVQLGDRIVRLGTVDEETKRDAYAAALATVQPSVRESFSLVLMESWVEGTPVLVNDRCAVTRHFALASGGGLPFRCYAEFAALVNYLRANPAIRAALGERGRAYVRRRFAWPTILARYAALLRE